From the genome of Nakamurella flavida, one region includes:
- a CDS encoding GGDEF domain-containing protein: MTARRTSPVIGPGLLVEGRRRRDDAETLEDDALVVDDGLIPACGVGSVIFALIAVAMFGFDATPGALPAGVLAVLTCLGMALCWWRLGRYPDGWLRRHSPLVGLVFGMVLCANPLLYMVATRVTWPPIGIILSVIAVGALLPGRFGSLAVVTLAVGGWIACAAAFGVPVPATEFALAVVKTLALAVLLHLAWSRTRRRLHAANRLVTQMAVTDSLTGLVNHRGFQVAGEQAIRRTAARSTAVSVLFVDVDGLKETNDRRGHAAGDEVLRLVARALRESVRDWDVVARLGGDEFAVILEDCSVNELRNVADRLTAAMRAGSVSASVGRATSTAGAGPADFSALVHAADEDMYAHKTARRAAAGRTVDIGTAPSGAAATPPPSPTVSVTAVVAPAVA; the protein is encoded by the coding sequence ATGACGGCCCGTCGAACGTCCCCGGTGATCGGTCCCGGCCTGCTCGTCGAGGGGCGCCGCCGCCGGGACGACGCGGAGACACTCGAGGACGACGCCCTGGTGGTGGACGACGGCCTGATCCCCGCCTGCGGGGTCGGGTCGGTCATCTTCGCCCTCATCGCCGTGGCCATGTTCGGCTTCGACGCGACGCCGGGGGCCCTCCCGGCCGGTGTCCTGGCCGTGCTGACCTGCCTCGGCATGGCCCTGTGCTGGTGGCGGCTGGGCCGCTACCCGGACGGCTGGCTGCGCCGGCACTCGCCGCTCGTCGGTCTGGTCTTCGGCATGGTGCTGTGCGCCAATCCGCTGCTCTACATGGTCGCGACCCGGGTGACCTGGCCGCCGATCGGCATCATCCTGTCCGTCATCGCCGTGGGTGCCCTGCTGCCCGGCCGGTTCGGCTCGCTCGCCGTGGTGACACTGGCCGTGGGGGGCTGGATCGCCTGCGCCGCGGCGTTCGGTGTCCCGGTCCCCGCCACGGAGTTCGCGCTCGCGGTGGTGAAGACCCTGGCCCTGGCCGTCCTGCTGCACCTGGCCTGGTCGCGGACCCGGCGGCGGCTGCACGCGGCCAACCGGCTGGTGACCCAGATGGCGGTGACCGACTCCCTCACCGGGCTGGTCAACCACCGCGGCTTCCAGGTCGCCGGCGAGCAGGCCATCCGGCGGACGGCGGCCCGGTCCACCGCGGTCAGCGTGCTGTTCGTCGACGTCGACGGGCTGAAGGAGACCAACGACCGACGGGGTCACGCCGCGGGCGACGAGGTCCTCCGGCTGGTCGCCCGGGCGCTTCGGGAATCCGTCCGGGACTGGGACGTGGTCGCCCGGCTCGGCGGTGACGAGTTCGCGGTCATCCTGGAGGACTGCAGCGTGAACGAACTGCGGAACGTGGCCGACCGGCTCACCGCGGCGATGCGCGCCGGCTCGGTGAGCGCCAGCGTGGGTCGGGCCACCAGCACCGCCGGGGCGGGCCCGGCCGACTTCAGTGCGTTGGTGCACGCCGCCGACGAGGACATGTACGCGCACAAGACCGCTCGCCGGGCCGCCGCCGGGCGGACCGTGGACATCGGCACCGCCCCGAGCGGGGCCGCCGCAACGCCCCCGCCCAGCCCGACGGTGTCCGTCACTGCGGTGGTCGCCCCCGCCGTGGCCTGA
- a CDS encoding SRPBCC family protein, translated as MELEHRFEVPVGIEKAFATLADMEQVGGCFPGATVDKVDGAEFSGTVKIKLGPIRLTYKGHGTIVEKDPIAHRARIEATGNAGGSSTAAMLVSATATALAPNRTAVDLVTTLSITGRPAQFGRGVMVEVSNKMISQFADCVSTKLVGKEAGGAELVDVVDPDEVAAEVVADEREAVQEAQAAQAAQDRPAAPAPVQAHRVPTAEPEPIDLLGTAGVPVLRRVVPVLAGVVGLILISKLVRRRKTQPEE; from the coding sequence GTGGAGCTGGAACACCGGTTCGAGGTCCCGGTCGGGATCGAGAAGGCCTTCGCCACCCTGGCCGACATGGAGCAGGTGGGCGGGTGCTTCCCCGGGGCCACGGTCGACAAGGTCGACGGCGCCGAGTTCAGCGGCACGGTGAAGATCAAGCTCGGCCCCATCCGGCTGACCTACAAGGGTCACGGCACCATCGTCGAGAAGGACCCGATCGCGCACCGGGCCCGGATCGAGGCGACCGGCAACGCCGGCGGTTCGTCCACCGCAGCCATGCTGGTCAGCGCCACGGCCACCGCCCTGGCCCCCAACCGCACCGCGGTCGACCTGGTCACCACCCTGTCCATCACCGGCCGGCCGGCCCAGTTCGGGCGCGGGGTGATGGTCGAGGTCAGCAACAAGATGATCTCCCAGTTCGCCGACTGCGTGTCCACCAAGCTGGTCGGCAAGGAGGCCGGCGGCGCCGAGCTGGTGGACGTCGTCGATCCCGACGAGGTCGCCGCCGAGGTCGTCGCCGACGAGCGGGAAGCCGTTCAGGAGGCACAGGCCGCCCAGGCCGCGCAGGACCGCCCGGCTGCTCCCGCCCCGGTGCAGGCGCACCGCGTGCCCACGGCCGAGCCCGAGCCCATCGACCTGCTCGGCACGGCCGGCGTGCCGGTGCTGCGGCGGGTCGTCCCCGTCCTGGCCGGGGTGGTCGGGCTGATCCTGATCAGCAAGCTGGTCCGCCGCCGGAAGACCCAGCCGGAGGAGTGA
- a CDS encoding thiamine pyrophosphate-dependent dehydrogenase E1 component subunit alpha, with translation MQESDQREQHPERRERSGAASGGPEQDPPTTARDAAAQGAAGTAAHPTPEQVVAGLRATSEGPDLVELLSPEGVFTPHPDYPLEVTAELLQGLYRDMVLVRRFDREGNALQRQGQLSLWAPLLGQEAAQIGAGRALRPTDMAFPSYREHGVAWCRGIDPAQLLGIFRGTDQCGWDPAATRFNGYAIVIGNQVLNAVGYAMGQRLDGAVGGAGNSASAAGAGADGPDGADGPEGVDGSEATIAFFGDGATSQGDVHEAMVFGAVFDAPVVFYCQNNQWAISEPVEKQSRVPLYRRAHGYGFPGVRVDGNDVLACLAVTRWALQECRSGNGPVMIEAFTYRMDAHTTSDDPTRYRLADEEEAWKLLDPIERVRVHLTREGLADAAFFERVAQDADELAAHFRAACYALDSPGPDRLFSHVYSGEHEQTRRQHAEQIGYLASFQEPAESGR, from the coding sequence GTGCAGGAGTCGGACCAGCGGGAACAGCATCCTGAGCGACGCGAACGATCTGGTGCGGCATCCGGCGGACCGGAGCAGGACCCGCCGACCACCGCCCGCGACGCCGCCGCCCAGGGTGCGGCCGGCACCGCCGCCCACCCCACGCCCGAGCAGGTCGTCGCCGGCCTCCGGGCCACCAGCGAGGGCCCGGACCTCGTCGAGCTGCTGTCCCCGGAGGGCGTGTTCACCCCGCATCCGGACTACCCGCTGGAGGTCACCGCCGAGCTGCTGCAGGGCCTCTACCGGGACATGGTGCTGGTCCGCCGGTTCGACCGGGAGGGCAACGCCCTGCAGCGCCAGGGCCAGCTGTCGCTCTGGGCGCCGCTGCTGGGTCAGGAGGCCGCGCAGATCGGTGCGGGGCGGGCCCTGCGGCCCACCGACATGGCCTTCCCCTCCTACCGCGAGCACGGTGTCGCCTGGTGCCGCGGCATCGACCCGGCCCAGTTGCTCGGCATCTTCCGCGGTACCGACCAGTGCGGCTGGGATCCGGCGGCCACCCGGTTCAACGGCTACGCGATCGTCATCGGCAACCAGGTGCTGAACGCCGTCGGTTACGCGATGGGCCAGCGGCTGGACGGCGCGGTCGGCGGCGCCGGCAACTCGGCGAGTGCCGCCGGTGCCGGGGCCGACGGTCCTGATGGTGCCGACGGCCCCGAGGGTGTCGACGGGTCCGAGGCCACCATCGCGTTCTTCGGGGACGGCGCGACCAGCCAGGGCGACGTGCACGAGGCCATGGTGTTCGGCGCCGTGTTCGACGCCCCGGTCGTCTTCTACTGCCAGAACAACCAATGGGCCATCTCCGAGCCGGTGGAGAAGCAGTCCCGGGTGCCGCTGTACCGACGGGCGCACGGGTACGGCTTCCCCGGGGTGCGGGTGGACGGCAACGACGTGCTGGCCTGTCTCGCGGTCACCCGGTGGGCGCTGCAGGAGTGCCGCAGTGGCAACGGCCCGGTCATGATCGAGGCGTTCACCTACCGGATGGACGCGCACACCACCTCCGACGACCCGACCCGGTACCGGTTGGCCGACGAGGAGGAGGCCTGGAAGCTGCTCGACCCCATCGAGCGGGTCCGGGTGCACCTCACCCGCGAGGGCCTGGCCGACGCGGCCTTCTTCGAGCGCGTCGCCCAGGACGCCGACGAGCTCGCGGCCCATTTCCGGGCCGCCTGCTACGCCCTGGACAGTCCCGGCCCGGACCGGCTGTTCAGCCACGTCTACAGCGGTGAGCACGAGCAGACCCGGCGGCAGCACGCGGAGCAGATCGGGTACCTGGCGTCCTTCCAGGAGCCGGCGGAGTCGGGCCGATGA
- a CDS encoding alpha-ketoacid dehydrogenase subunit beta: protein MELDSSVLIMGEDVGRLGGVFRVTEGLQKDFGENRVIDTPLAESGIIGTAVGLAMRGYRPVTEIQFDGFVFPGFDQIISQVAKVTYRSQGAFSMPMVIRIPFGGGIGAVEHHSESPESLFCHIAGLRVVACSTPQDAYDMLREAIACDDPVVFFEPKRRYWEKGPVDIGTPPQGSTFSSVVRRPGTDVTVVTYGPSVAVALAAAEAAATEGRSLEVIDLRTLSPLDLDPVLESVRRTGRAVVVTEAPRESSISADVAARITEEAFYSLAAPVQRVAGYDVPYPPSKAEHHYLPDLDKVLDAVDRTYAF from the coding sequence ATGGAACTCGACAGCTCGGTGCTGATCATGGGCGAGGACGTCGGCCGGCTGGGCGGGGTGTTCCGGGTGACCGAGGGCCTGCAGAAGGACTTCGGCGAGAACCGGGTGATCGACACCCCGCTGGCCGAGTCCGGCATCATCGGCACCGCCGTCGGGTTGGCCATGCGGGGCTACCGGCCGGTGACCGAGATCCAGTTCGACGGGTTCGTCTTCCCCGGGTTCGACCAGATCATCAGCCAGGTCGCCAAGGTGACCTACCGCTCGCAGGGCGCGTTCTCGATGCCGATGGTCATCCGCATCCCGTTCGGCGGGGGCATCGGCGCGGTCGAGCACCACTCCGAGTCCCCGGAGTCGCTGTTCTGCCACATCGCCGGGCTGCGCGTGGTGGCCTGCTCCACGCCGCAGGACGCCTACGACATGCTCCGCGAGGCCATCGCCTGCGACGACCCGGTGGTGTTCTTCGAGCCCAAGCGCCGCTACTGGGAGAAGGGCCCGGTCGACATCGGCACGCCGCCGCAGGGGTCGACGTTCTCCAGTGTCGTGCGCCGGCCGGGCACCGATGTCACCGTGGTGACGTACGGGCCGAGTGTCGCCGTGGCGCTGGCCGCGGCGGAGGCGGCGGCCACCGAGGGCCGGTCCCTGGAGGTCATCGACCTGCGCACGCTCTCTCCGCTGGACCTGGACCCGGTGCTGGAGTCCGTCCGGCGGACCGGACGGGCCGTGGTCGTCACCGAGGCCCCACGGGAGTCCTCGATCAGCGCCGACGTCGCCGCCCGGATCACCGAGGAGGCGTTCTACTCGCTGGCCGCGCCCGTCCAGCGGGTGGCCGGGTACGACGTCCCGTATCCGCCGAGCAAGGCCGAGCATCATTACCTCCCGGACCTGGACAAGGTGCTCGACGCCGTCGATCGCACCTACGCGTTCTGA
- a CDS encoding dihydrolipoamide acetyltransferase family protein produces MPDVGEGLTEAEVLSWRVEPGDVVTVNQILVEIETAKAAVELPSPFAGRIDALLVPTGELIPVGTPIIAIRTGPDAGADPGTDGVAPAAAESLSSEYTVRPDDTAGAKIGETMADGRIATLVGYLTPSGGATRRARRPVAGAVPPAAPAPVPPATPEPVTPTAPDAGARAPLATPPVRKLAKELGVDLADVVAERPDGVISRAEVHAAAAAHAALEAAATTVENPPADPRLPALRNPDYDPATRESRVPIRGIRRATATAVTQSAFTAPHVTEFVAVDVTPMMELRERLRKRPEYARIKLTPLAFVARAVCLAVRRTPEVNATWDEDTQEIVYKQYVNLGIAAATNRGLIVPKVRDADRLDLLGLATAFGELTETARAGRTTPAMLAGGTFTITNVGVLGVDSGTPILNPGESAILALGSIKDAPWVVDGALAVRKVCHLALSFDHRIVDGQQGSQFLADVAALLADPGLAITF; encoded by the coding sequence ATGCCCGACGTGGGGGAGGGGCTGACCGAGGCCGAGGTGCTGTCCTGGCGGGTCGAGCCCGGTGACGTGGTCACCGTCAACCAGATCCTGGTGGAGATCGAGACGGCGAAGGCCGCCGTGGAGCTGCCCTCGCCGTTCGCCGGCCGGATCGACGCCCTGCTCGTGCCGACCGGCGAGCTGATCCCGGTGGGCACCCCGATCATCGCGATCCGGACGGGTCCGGACGCCGGCGCCGACCCGGGGACGGACGGGGTGGCTCCGGCGGCCGCGGAGTCCCTGTCCAGCGAGTACACCGTCCGGCCGGACGACACGGCCGGCGCGAAGATCGGCGAGACGATGGCCGACGGCCGGATCGCCACGCTGGTCGGCTATCTGACCCCGTCCGGCGGGGCCACCCGTCGCGCGCGCCGGCCGGTGGCCGGTGCCGTGCCCCCGGCCGCGCCGGCGCCCGTCCCTCCGGCCACTCCGGAGCCGGTGACGCCGACCGCGCCGGACGCCGGTGCCCGCGCCCCGCTGGCCACCCCGCCGGTGCGCAAACTGGCCAAGGAGCTGGGCGTCGACCTGGCCGATGTGGTCGCCGAGCGGCCCGACGGGGTGATCAGCCGCGCCGAGGTGCACGCCGCCGCGGCCGCCCACGCGGCGCTGGAGGCGGCCGCCACCACGGTGGAGAACCCGCCGGCCGATCCCCGGCTGCCCGCACTGCGCAACCCCGACTACGACCCGGCCACCCGGGAGTCGCGGGTGCCGATCCGCGGTATCCGGCGCGCCACGGCCACCGCCGTCACCCAGTCCGCCTTCACCGCACCGCATGTCACCGAGTTCGTCGCGGTGGACGTGACGCCGATGATGGAGCTCCGGGAGCGGTTGCGGAAGCGACCGGAGTACGCCCGGATCAAGCTGACGCCGCTGGCCTTCGTGGCCCGCGCCGTGTGCCTGGCCGTCCGCCGCACGCCGGAGGTCAATGCGACCTGGGACGAGGACACCCAGGAGATCGTCTACAAGCAGTACGTCAACCTGGGTATCGCGGCGGCGACCAACCGCGGGCTGATCGTGCCCAAGGTGCGCGACGCGGACCGGTTGGACCTGCTCGGGCTGGCCACCGCGTTCGGCGAGCTGACCGAGACGGCCCGCGCCGGGCGGACGACTCCGGCAATGCTCGCCGGCGGCACGTTCACCATCACCAACGTGGGCGTGCTGGGCGTCGACTCCGGCACGCCCATCCTCAATCCGGGGGAGTCGGCCATCCTGGCCCTCGGGTCGATCAAGGACGCCCCGTGGGTCGTGGACGGCGCCCTGGCCGTGCGGAAGGTCTGCCATCTCGCGTTGTCCTTCGACCACCGCATCGTCGACGGTCAGCAGGGTTCGCAGTTCCTGGCCGACGTGGCGGCGCTGCTGGCCGACCCGGGCCTGGCCATCACCTTCTGA
- the sthA gene encoding Si-specific NAD(P)(+) transhydrogenase: MDSYDLVVIGSGPAGQKAAIAAAKLGRRAAVVERRDMVGGVCINTGTIPSKTMREAVLYLTGLSQRELYGQSYRVKNDITVADLSARTQHVIAREIDVIRNQLSRNHVALLPGTATFLDPHTLKVADDNGDHREVRADKIVIAVGTRPARPASVDFDGATIMDSDQILGMAHVPTSMVVVGAGVIGIEYASMFAALGTKVTVVEKRSSMLDFCDREIVEALQYQLRDLAVTFRFSESVKEVQRHPAGTVTLLESGKRIPADTVLYSAGRQGVTDALDMPAAGLSAGERGRIEVNEHFQTEVGHIYAVGDVIGFPALAATSMEQGRRASYHAFGESVGGKLGDLQPIGIYTIPEISYVGRTEEQLTGENVPFEVGVSRYRELARGAILGDSYGMLKLLVHAESRELLGVHVFGTNATELVHIGQTVMGCGGTVDYLVDAVFNYPTLAESYKVAALDAVNKMRAIAKVTQTGDYRPLPE, encoded by the coding sequence ATGGACAGCTACGACCTGGTGGTCATCGGTTCGGGCCCGGCGGGACAGAAGGCGGCCATCGCCGCGGCCAAGCTGGGTCGCCGCGCGGCCGTGGTGGAGCGTCGGGACATGGTCGGCGGCGTGTGCATCAACACCGGCACCATCCCGTCGAAGACGATGCGCGAAGCGGTGCTCTACCTGACCGGACTCAGCCAGCGGGAGCTCTACGGCCAGTCCTACCGCGTCAAGAACGACATCACCGTCGCCGACCTCTCCGCCCGCACCCAGCACGTCATCGCGCGGGAGATCGACGTCATCCGCAACCAGCTTTCCCGCAACCACGTCGCCCTGCTGCCGGGCACGGCCACCTTCCTGGACCCGCACACCCTCAAGGTGGCCGACGACAACGGCGACCACCGCGAGGTACGGGCCGACAAGATCGTCATCGCCGTGGGTACCCGCCCGGCCCGCCCGGCCAGCGTCGACTTCGACGGCGCCACCATCATGGATTCCGACCAGATCCTCGGGATGGCCCACGTCCCCACCTCGATGGTGGTGGTCGGCGCCGGTGTCATCGGGATCGAATACGCCTCCATGTTCGCCGCGCTGGGCACCAAGGTGACCGTGGTCGAGAAGCGGTCGAGCATGCTGGACTTCTGCGACCGGGAGATCGTCGAGGCCCTGCAGTACCAGCTCCGCGATCTCGCCGTGACGTTCCGGTTCTCCGAGTCGGTCAAGGAGGTGCAGCGGCACCCGGCCGGCACGGTCACCCTGCTCGAATCGGGCAAGCGCATCCCCGCCGACACGGTGCTGTACTCCGCCGGCCGGCAGGGGGTCACCGACGCCCTGGACATGCCGGCGGCCGGACTGTCCGCGGGGGAACGTGGCCGTATCGAGGTCAACGAGCACTTCCAGACCGAGGTCGGCCACATCTACGCCGTGGGTGACGTCATCGGGTTCCCGGCCCTGGCGGCCACGTCGATGGAACAGGGCCGCCGCGCCAGCTACCACGCGTTCGGCGAGTCGGTCGGCGGCAAGCTGGGCGACCTGCAGCCCATCGGCATCTACACGATCCCCGAGATCAGCTACGTGGGGCGGACCGAGGAGCAGCTCACCGGCGAGAACGTGCCGTTCGAGGTCGGGGTGTCCCGGTACCGGGAACTGGCCCGCGGCGCCATCCTCGGTGACTCCTACGGCATGCTCAAGCTGCTGGTGCACGCCGAGTCCCGAGAACTGTTGGGCGTGCACGTGTTCGGCACCAACGCCACCGAGCTCGTGCACATCGGGCAGACGGTGATGGGGTGCGGCGGCACCGTCGACTACCTGGTGGACGCGGTGTTCAACTACCCGACGCTCGCCGAGTCGTACAAGGTCGCGGCGCTGGACGCGGTGAACAAGATGCGGGCCATCGCCAAGGTGACCCAGACCGGGGACTACCGGCCGCTGCCGGAGTGA
- a CDS encoding TerD family protein yields the protein MTQLTKGANAPLSDGPVEITVSGARRGAVDVLAFQITAAGTVRSDADLVFFNQPTSPEGAVRLLDGQRLSIDPARVPAAVETIAVCVAVDDGVAGPLTAQGELSVRVDQRSGVPVTASASGLTTERAAVLVEVYRRGGTWKVRSVSAGWTQGTAALAREYGVDVDEPAAPATTTGPAAAPRAVPPSGAPAPTGYSRPAPPTAPTPPAVTGYSRPAPPTAPAPAGYSRPGGPTSPGAPPPGYGARPADRTPAAPHRPGPPPGDRLPQPGGFPPPGGSLPAPHDPAALPRLIGGFPPPGGDAPPAPRDRVPALVGGFPPPGSTG from the coding sequence ATGACGCAGCTGACCAAGGGGGCGAACGCGCCGCTGTCCGACGGCCCGGTCGAGATCACCGTGTCCGGCGCCCGTCGTGGTGCGGTGGACGTGCTGGCCTTCCAGATCACCGCGGCCGGAACGGTGCGCAGCGACGCCGATCTCGTGTTCTTCAACCAGCCCACCTCGCCCGAGGGTGCGGTGAGACTGCTCGACGGGCAACGGTTGTCGATCGATCCGGCCCGCGTGCCCGCGGCCGTGGAGACGATCGCGGTGTGCGTGGCGGTGGACGACGGCGTGGCCGGCCCGCTGACCGCGCAGGGAGAGCTGTCCGTCCGGGTGGACCAGCGCTCCGGTGTGCCGGTCACCGCGTCGGCGTCCGGCCTGACCACGGAACGGGCCGCCGTCCTGGTGGAGGTCTACCGCCGGGGCGGCACCTGGAAGGTGCGCAGCGTGTCGGCCGGCTGGACGCAGGGCACGGCCGCGCTGGCCCGGGAGTACGGCGTGGACGTCGACGAACCGGCAGCCCCGGCCACCACGACCGGGCCCGCCGCTGCTCCACGGGCCGTACCCCCGTCGGGCGCGCCCGCGCCGACCGGGTACTCCCGGCCGGCACCGCCGACCGCGCCCACCCCGCCCGCCGTGACCGGGTACTCCCGGCCGGCACCGCCGACCGCGCCCGCACCGGCCGGGTACTCCCGGCCGGGCGGCCCGACCTCCCCGGGCGCACCGCCCCCGGGGTACGGCGCCCGTCCCGCGGACCGGACACCCGCCGCCCCGCACCGCCCCGGCCCGCCGCCCGGCGACCGACTGCCGCAGCCGGGGGGCTTCCCGCCGCCCGGCGGATCCCTGCCCGCACCGCACGACCCGGCCGCCCTGCCCCGACTGATCGGCGGCTTCCCGCCGCCCGGTGGCGATGCGCCGCCCGCCCCGCGGGACCGGGTGCCGGCCCTGGTCGGCGGGTTCCCGCCCCCCGGCAGCACCGGCTGA
- a CDS encoding amino acid permease: MATHDTPPPVDRTPPAGPDPGRFAEEEAGYHKGLKSRQIQMIAIGGAIGTGLFLGAGGRLNQAGPALVFIYALCGFFAFLVLRAMGELVLHRPSSGSFVSYAREFFGEKAAYTAGWMYWLNWAMTSIVDVTAVALYMKFFGQYSTFIDSVPQWVWALVALVIVLGLNLVSVKVFGEMEFWFALIKVVALVAFLLVGIYFVIFGTPVDGQQVGFSLITDNGGWLPNGLVPAIVIIQGVVFAYAAIELVGTTAGETENPEKVMPKAINTVIWRIAVFYVGSVLLLSLLLPYTAYRAGESPFVTFFSSIGVDSIGVIMNLVVLTAALSSLNAGLYSTGRILHSMAKAGSAPQFAARMNRAGVPYGGIALTAVVTLLGVGLNAIVPAEAFEIVLNVASLGILSSWATIVLCQLKLFSWSKQGRLERPSFRLFGSPYTGWLTLLFLGAVLVLIAFDYPIGTYTIASLVIIVPLLVFGWFRCRDRITAIAQERSGYTGAFPVVAARPLADEKGRTRKDRDRD, encoded by the coding sequence ATGGCCACGCACGACACCCCACCGCCGGTCGACCGCACGCCCCCGGCCGGGCCCGATCCGGGCCGGTTCGCCGAGGAGGAGGCCGGGTACCACAAGGGGCTGAAGTCGCGGCAGATCCAGATGATCGCCATCGGCGGCGCCATCGGCACCGGGTTGTTCCTGGGCGCGGGCGGGCGACTGAACCAGGCCGGCCCCGCGCTGGTGTTCATTTACGCGCTGTGCGGGTTCTTCGCGTTCCTGGTGCTGCGGGCCATGGGCGAGCTGGTGCTGCACCGGCCGTCGTCGGGGTCGTTCGTGTCCTACGCGCGGGAGTTCTTCGGCGAGAAGGCCGCGTACACCGCCGGTTGGATGTACTGGCTGAACTGGGCGATGACCTCCATCGTCGACGTCACCGCGGTCGCGCTGTACATGAAGTTCTTCGGGCAGTACTCCACGTTCATCGACTCCGTGCCGCAGTGGGTGTGGGCGCTGGTGGCCCTGGTCATCGTGCTCGGGCTGAACCTGGTGTCGGTCAAGGTGTTCGGCGAGATGGAGTTCTGGTTCGCGCTGATCAAGGTGGTCGCGCTGGTCGCCTTCCTGCTGGTGGGCATCTACTTCGTGATCTTCGGGACGCCGGTCGACGGGCAGCAGGTCGGGTTCAGCCTGATCACCGACAACGGCGGCTGGCTGCCGAACGGCCTCGTCCCGGCGATCGTGATCATCCAGGGCGTGGTGTTCGCCTACGCGGCCATCGAGCTGGTCGGGACGACGGCGGGGGAGACGGAGAACCCCGAGAAGGTCATGCCCAAGGCGATCAACACGGTCATCTGGCGGATCGCGGTGTTCTACGTCGGGTCGGTGCTGCTGCTCTCGCTGCTGCTGCCGTACACGGCCTACCGGGCGGGCGAGTCCCCGTTCGTCACGTTCTTCTCCTCGATCGGCGTCGACAGCATCGGCGTGATCATGAATCTCGTGGTGCTGACCGCCGCGCTGTCCTCGCTGAACGCGGGGCTCTACTCCACCGGCCGCATCCTGCACTCGATGGCCAAGGCCGGGTCCGCACCGCAGTTCGCGGCGCGGATGAACCGGGCCGGGGTGCCGTACGGCGGCATCGCTCTGACCGCGGTGGTCACCCTGCTCGGCGTCGGGTTGAACGCGATCGTCCCGGCGGAGGCGTTCGAGATCGTCCTGAACGTCGCGTCGCTGGGCATCCTGAGCAGTTGGGCGACCATCGTGCTGTGCCAGCTCAAGCTGTTCTCGTGGTCGAAGCAGGGGCGACTGGAACGCCCCTCGTTCCGCCTGTTCGGTTCCCCGTACACCGGCTGGTTGACGCTGCTCTTCCTCGGCGCGGTGCTCGTCCTCATCGCCTTCGACTACCCCATCGGCACGTACACGATCGCCTCGCTGGTGATCATCGTGCCGCTGCTGGTCTTCGGCTGGTTCCGTTGCCGCGACCGGATCACCGCCATCGCGCAGGAGCGTTCCGGCTACACCGGGGCGTTCCCGGTGGTGGCCGCGCGGCCGCTCGCCGACGAGAAGGGGCGCACCCGGAAGGACCGCGACCGCGATTGA
- a CDS encoding TraR/DksA family transcriptional regulator, producing MSDPEPTTDPRARLLQLRADLVAESDDTHRALQEIRRLRLDRSDDDEHDPEGAPLSGEWFRVDGLHTAARQRVRDVDEALADLDAGRYGSCRRCGEPIAPGRLEIMPTATRCVRCAGKP from the coding sequence ATGTCCGACCCCGAACCGACCACCGACCCCCGTGCACGACTGCTGCAGCTGCGGGCCGATCTCGTCGCGGAGTCCGACGACACCCACCGGGCGCTGCAGGAGATCCGGCGGCTGCGGCTGGACCGGTCCGACGACGACGAGCACGACCCGGAGGGCGCGCCGCTGTCCGGGGAGTGGTTCCGGGTGGACGGCCTGCACACCGCCGCCCGGCAACGGGTCCGCGACGTCGACGAGGCCCTGGCCGATCTGGACGCCGGCCGCTACGGCAGCTGCCGCCGCTGCGGTGAGCCGATCGCGCCGGGCCGACTGGAGATCATGCCCACCGCCACCCGCTGCGTGCGGTGCGCCGGCAAGCCCTGA